A part of Desulfuribacillus stibiiarsenatis genomic DNA contains:
- a CDS encoding 50S ribosomal protein L25: MENPKLQLFDRKSKPYSNARAALRDGHVPGVMYSKGNQSQPFYVNEADLAKLLSTYGTSRKVEVNFNNEISFAIIKQFQKNSLRGQYLHVDLQPLDENEKVKLVSNIHILHRDAVEQGGKILQVQTHDVEIEMYPRYMPETVEFDAAMLLEKDTITLADLNIAANRDIEILADLDTVVATLVYSQVSDEVIDEANDPVVHGIES, encoded by the coding sequence ATGGAAAACCCAAAATTACAGCTATTCGATAGAAAGTCAAAGCCGTATTCTAACGCAAGAGCAGCCCTTAGGGATGGGCATGTTCCTGGGGTAATGTATAGCAAAGGTAATCAGTCGCAACCCTTCTATGTGAACGAGGCTGATTTGGCAAAGCTATTAAGTACGTATGGAACAAGCAGAAAAGTCGAAGTTAATTTTAACAATGAAATTTCCTTTGCAATTATTAAGCAATTCCAAAAAAATAGCTTGCGTGGCCAATATCTACACGTAGATCTTCAGCCTTTAGATGAAAATGAGAAGGTGAAGCTTGTAAGTAACATACATATTCTTCACCGTGATGCTGTAGAGCAGGGAGGCAAAATCCTACAGGTTCAGACTCACGATGTAGAAATTGAGATGTATCCTCGCTATATGCCAGAGACTGTTGAATTTGATGCTGCTATGTTATTAGAAAAAGATACGATTACATTAGCAGATTTAAATATCGCAGCAAATAGGGATATTGAAATTCTAGCTGACTTAGATACCGTAGTCGCGACCCTTGTCTATTCGCAGGTGTCGGATGAGGTAATAGACGAAGCGAATGATCCTGTTGTTCATGGAATAGAGTCTTAA
- a CDS encoding YheC/YheD family protein, whose product MGKPYLGILIGNRDRNAILNGEGYEKVDLYLDAAKKYGLQICFFRFNDIDMKSNVVIAKFPKGHNTWTTRKISVPKVIHNRAVYGTRQQNQIVKLRKRGFVLFNGWNTYSKLKIHQLLEKHRSLKAYSPITRLFTKRNLNYFCRFSSFFLKPDRGAVGKGIVKLSKVEANLWRITHQNKNRKLIFEKTKEELFDFLVRYTKGSRCILQQTIVLQTYNKRPFDIRVSVQKNFEGKWQVTGMVAKVAGKGHYLSNVFQGGTVKRLDEIYWNSSYLRIKNKISTVALQIIRYLEKNLSNLSDVGFDFGVDDEERIYFIEMNSRDQRYSFLLAGMEQTFQETYENPIAYGKYLISQNL is encoded by the coding sequence ATGGGGAAACCTTATTTAGGCATCTTAATTGGTAATCGTGATAGGAATGCAATTTTAAATGGTGAAGGCTATGAAAAGGTTGACCTGTATCTTGATGCTGCTAAGAAATATGGACTACAGATATGTTTCTTCCGATTCAACGATATCGATATGAAGTCTAATGTTGTAATTGCCAAATTCCCTAAGGGTCATAATACGTGGACAACAAGAAAGATTTCAGTTCCTAAAGTCATTCATAATAGAGCTGTTTATGGTACTCGGCAACAAAATCAAATAGTAAAGCTACGCAAAAGAGGATTCGTCTTATTTAATGGTTGGAACACGTATAGTAAGCTTAAAATTCACCAGTTGCTCGAGAAGCATAGATCGCTAAAAGCATACTCGCCTATCACTCGATTATTTACGAAAAGAAACCTCAATTACTTTTGTCGCTTTTCATCTTTTTTCTTGAAACCTGACCGCGGAGCAGTTGGCAAAGGAATAGTCAAATTGTCAAAAGTGGAAGCTAACCTTTGGAGAATTACCCATCAGAACAAAAATAGGAAGCTAATTTTTGAAAAGACAAAAGAAGAACTATTTGATTTTTTAGTTCGATATACCAAAGGTTCTAGATGTATATTACAACAGACAATCGTATTGCAAACCTATAACAAAAGGCCATTTGACATCCGTGTTTCCGTTCAGAAAAATTTCGAGGGAAAATGGCAAGTAACTGGCATGGTGGCAAAGGTAGCAGGGAAAGGTCATTACTTAAGCAACGTTTTTCAGGGTGGCACCGTTAAGAGACTAGATGAAATATATTGGAATAGCTCATATTTAAGAATAAAGAATAAAATCTCCACAGTTGCTTTACAAATTATTAGGTATCTTGAAAAGAACTTATCAAATCTATCGGATGTTGGATTTGATTTCGGAGTGGATGATGAAGAGCGAATCTACTTTATTGAAATGAATAGTCGAGACCAACGCTATAGTTTTCTTCTAGCGGGGATGGAACAGACCTTTCAAGAGACGTACGAGAATCCAATAGCTTATGGGAAATATCTTATTTCTCAAAATCTTTAA
- a CDS encoding HipA family kinase has protein sequence MAGKWKFENVVASKESVGTVWYVSHVDPTNKRGYFKFPTAKSKKYSGPLSANEYIAYKLANLAKLPVATVELQTINEQLGTVSIKHSANRLLNWTNLYSQFNSKNIFNHIYKPERLVKMFVFDIWILNIDRNNRNIILYRKALDDRSSSLNATNIFNFYLIDHGLSLLGAIAWKKRAATSTYWNRVAKYNNRYLNGLPTYLLKHKSLLRKYANMLQKIPNDHVSKIIEDTPDTLLTSHEKSLLKKFLINRKSLLPMLVNQWIKDFEK, from the coding sequence ATGGCAGGTAAATGGAAATTCGAGAACGTTGTAGCTAGCAAGGAGAGCGTTGGCACCGTATGGTATGTCTCTCATGTAGATCCAACGAATAAGCGGGGTTACTTCAAGTTCCCCACTGCTAAGAGTAAGAAATATAGTGGTCCGTTATCTGCCAATGAATACATTGCTTACAAATTAGCAAATTTAGCAAAGCTCCCTGTTGCTACCGTAGAACTGCAGACGATTAATGAACAATTAGGTACTGTTTCCATCAAGCATTCTGCTAACCGACTACTGAACTGGACAAACCTATATAGTCAATTTAACTCTAAAAACATTTTCAATCATATCTATAAACCAGAACGCCTAGTTAAAATGTTTGTTTTTGATATTTGGATTCTCAACATTGACCGTAACAACCGTAATATTATCTTATATCGTAAAGCATTGGATGATCGTTCGAGTAGTTTAAACGCTACCAATATATTCAACTTCTACCTTATCGACCATGGATTAAGCCTGTTAGGTGCAATCGCATGGAAAAAAAGAGCTGCTACGAGTACCTATTGGAATCGCGTCGCGAAGTACAACAATCGCTATCTTAATGGTCTTCCTACGTACCTTCTAAAGCACAAAAGTTTATTACGCAAATACGCCAACATGCTACAAAAAATCCCCAATGACCACGTTAGTAAAATCATTGAGGATACTCCTGATACCCTGTTGACTAGTCATGAAAAAAGCCTTCTGAAAAAATTTCTGATTAATCGTAAAAGCCTCCTCCCTATGCTTGTGAATCAATGGATTAAAGATTTTGAGAAATAA
- a CDS encoding extracellular solute-binding protein: MTKKKIMIIISTLFSILVLAGCSWFTGEKDLLDPKKPTTITIWHYYNGQIKDKFDALVAEFNETIGMQRGIVVDAQSHSDVQQLANAVFDAANKTLGAHPMPDIFAAYPENAYRVNQIVELVELESYFTETELQSFRQDFLEEGRFTEDDKIKIIPIAKSTENLYLNKTDWEVFANATGANLNDLRTWEGIVATAQRYYEYSGKGFMGIDATANYMLLTAIQLSNINDDKNFYNSKTNTINFNQVVAKTIWDHYYIPYIEGYFVKTGRFSSDDARTGTVLAYTGSSAGAAYFPKEITISQQEIHPVDSLVLPYPHFQSGIPYAIQQGAGMCITKSDKAHEYAAALFLKWFTEPEQNVEFAVTTAYFPVKNDALKEEVILRALEGTEVANEAIKGSINTTMKMLDTHTFFSNKPFEGSYEIRVLLENHLNQRIKNDLEALQKREQKGEDRKLIINSLSSEEQFQSWYKQFMMEANSIFTR; this comes from the coding sequence ATGACAAAGAAAAAGATTATGATTATTATCAGCACTTTGTTTAGTATCTTGGTGCTAGCAGGGTGCAGTTGGTTTACAGGGGAAAAGGATTTACTAGACCCTAAAAAGCCAACAACTATCACTATTTGGCATTATTACAACGGCCAGATTAAGGACAAGTTCGACGCTTTGGTGGCAGAGTTTAATGAGACAATTGGTATGCAAAGAGGAATTGTTGTAGATGCGCAAAGTCATAGCGATGTGCAACAATTAGCCAATGCTGTGTTTGATGCTGCGAATAAAACACTTGGTGCACACCCGATGCCTGATATTTTTGCAGCCTATCCTGAAAATGCCTATAGAGTTAATCAAATTGTTGAGCTAGTAGAGTTAGAGTCATATTTTACAGAGACAGAACTACAGTCTTTTCGCCAGGATTTCTTAGAAGAAGGTCGATTTACTGAAGATGACAAGATTAAGATCATACCAATAGCAAAATCAACGGAAAATCTTTATTTAAATAAGACGGATTGGGAAGTCTTCGCCAATGCAACAGGGGCTAATCTCAATGATTTGCGCACCTGGGAAGGGATCGTTGCAACAGCGCAGAGATACTATGAGTATTCTGGGAAAGGGTTTATGGGTATTGATGCGACTGCCAATTATATGCTATTAACAGCAATACAATTGAGCAATATAAATGATGACAAGAACTTCTATAACAGTAAGACGAATACAATAAACTTTAATCAAGTAGTTGCGAAGACCATATGGGACCACTATTACATACCATACATAGAAGGCTATTTTGTAAAAACAGGTCGATTTAGTTCCGATGATGCTCGCACGGGGACAGTATTAGCTTATACAGGTTCATCTGCTGGTGCGGCGTACTTTCCTAAGGAAATCACAATTAGTCAACAAGAGATTCATCCAGTGGACTCCTTAGTATTGCCCTATCCGCATTTTCAGTCAGGCATTCCCTATGCAATTCAACAGGGGGCAGGTATGTGTATAACCAAAAGTGATAAGGCCCACGAATATGCGGCAGCACTGTTTTTAAAGTGGTTCACAGAGCCGGAGCAGAACGTTGAATTTGCAGTAACCACTGCATATTTTCCTGTGAAAAATGATGCTTTAAAAGAAGAAGTAATATTACGTGCGCTAGAGGGAACAGAAGTGGCAAATGAAGCGATAAAAGGATCAATTAATACAACGATGAAGATGCTTGACACCCACACTTTTTTCTCAAATAAGCCGTTTGAAGGAAGTTATGAAATACGCGTGTTGCTAGAAAACCACTTAAATCAGCGAATTAAAAATGACCTTGAAGCACTACAGAAAAGAGAACAAAAGGGTGAAGACCGTAAACTTATCATTAATTCCCTAAGCTCAGAAGAACAGTTTCAAAGTTGGTACAAACAATTCATGATGGAAGCAAATTCAATCTTCACAAGGTAG
- a CDS encoding sensor domain-containing diguanylate cyclase, translated as MKNKIKDKKSIVFKLTAFVILLIVIQAVLLTITMIVAGVLSQAKENAYQAFYEKVSNRKNIIQEEMKNRWTNMDPFVSKISRVLSNNTDTQSFFDEAIQDVIAMLRATEVTGAFIILEEDEREENGKAAIYVRDYDPLLNDISNSDLYLVAGPSELAKKLRIPLDQMWGYNLKLDESNRIFYDNPYTNASLTFQTQLLGYLSPPFQMSEDDLPIITYTMPLFDAEKRLRGVIGVEVSVNYVTQFLPATEILSKDSLGYMIGFQGDQSTDIHPIVMTGALQKRMIRNSEPLIFHNVDEERDIYSIENHKSGQPIFACVKAIELYHYNTPFEGEKWYLIGMITESHLLNYVVKIQRILWVSLLVSIVIGAFSGYIVSYYFTKPIIQLAKQVREGDKETALSFQPTGFTEVDELATAIVSANNALLESTIKMSRIIDLVEVPIGAFECRDESNHVFVTDQLQQVLSIDNKKMSRLVQHKELFKNMIEDIFRHPEPDEEGVYNINGYKWVRIKTVSYETSILGVVIDVTEEILQKKVIKQDRDHDPLTNILNRRAAQQGIEELMKMGSELNTAALLMFDLDNLKIINDTFGHKWGDIYIKEAARQLTLIADGRKIVGRRSGDEFVLFLHGYPSRDAIEEVIAQLYRNLEQEPIEYPNGEKKAISISAGLVWIENWEISYDELLQQADEMLYEAKEQAKGTCKY; from the coding sequence ATGAAAAACAAAATAAAGGATAAAAAATCCATTGTCTTTAAATTAACAGCATTTGTAATCCTATTAATTGTCATTCAAGCTGTCCTGCTAACTATTACCATGATAGTTGCTGGTGTATTGAGCCAGGCTAAAGAGAACGCGTATCAGGCATTCTATGAGAAAGTAAGCAACCGCAAGAACATCATACAAGAAGAAATGAAAAATAGATGGACAAATATGGACCCTTTTGTGTCCAAAATCTCTCGGGTTTTGTCAAACAATACGGATACACAATCATTTTTTGATGAAGCGATTCAAGATGTGATCGCTATGTTAAGGGCTACAGAGGTAACGGGGGCTTTCATTATATTGGAAGAAGACGAGCGTGAGGAGAATGGCAAGGCGGCTATTTATGTTAGGGACTACGACCCGTTACTGAATGACATTAGTAATTCAGATTTGTATTTAGTAGCCGGGCCCTCCGAGCTAGCAAAGAAACTACGAATTCCTCTAGACCAAATGTGGGGTTACAATTTAAAGCTAGATGAAAGTAATCGAATCTTTTATGACAATCCATATACTAATGCATCATTGACCTTTCAAACGCAGCTATTGGGGTATTTGAGTCCACCATTTCAGATGTCAGAGGACGATTTGCCGATTATAACATATACAATGCCGTTGTTCGATGCCGAAAAAAGGTTGCGAGGTGTAATTGGTGTTGAAGTGTCTGTCAATTATGTAACCCAGTTTCTGCCCGCAACCGAGATACTATCAAAGGACTCCTTGGGTTATATGATTGGCTTTCAAGGTGACCAAAGTACTGATATTCATCCGATTGTTATGACAGGTGCTTTACAAAAACGAATGATACGAAATAGTGAACCACTAATTTTCCATAACGTAGATGAAGAACGCGATATCTATAGTATAGAGAACCACAAGAGTGGCCAGCCAATATTTGCCTGTGTCAAAGCGATAGAGTTATATCATTACAATACGCCTTTTGAGGGTGAAAAGTGGTATTTAATTGGGATGATAACGGAGAGCCATTTACTTAACTATGTTGTCAAAATCCAACGTATCCTTTGGGTATCTTTACTCGTATCCATTGTAATTGGGGCATTTAGTGGTTACATTGTCAGCTATTATTTCACAAAGCCGATTATACAGTTAGCAAAGCAAGTTCGCGAAGGTGATAAAGAAACAGCACTATCTTTTCAGCCTACAGGCTTTACGGAGGTTGATGAATTAGCAACTGCAATAGTATCGGCGAATAATGCACTATTAGAGTCCACAATTAAGATGTCCAGAATCATAGACCTTGTGGAAGTTCCGATTGGAGCCTTTGAATGTCGAGATGAATCGAACCATGTATTTGTTACGGATCAGCTTCAACAGGTCCTTTCCATTGACAATAAAAAAATGAGTAGGCTAGTACAGCATAAGGAATTATTTAAGAATATGATAGAAGATATTTTTCGTCATCCAGAGCCGGATGAAGAAGGAGTCTATAATATCAATGGATACAAATGGGTGCGAATCAAAACGGTTTCTTACGAAACAAGTATTCTGGGAGTAGTCATTGATGTAACAGAGGAGATATTGCAGAAGAAAGTAATAAAGCAGGACCGCGACCATGACCCGCTTACCAATATATTGAATCGTAGGGCAGCACAGCAAGGTATAGAAGAGCTTATGAAGATGGGTTCCGAGCTTAATACAGCTGCATTATTAATGTTTGATTTAGACAACTTGAAAATAATTAATGATACGTTTGGTCATAAGTGGGGAGATATATATATTAAGGAAGCAGCGCGACAATTAACCCTAATTGCAGACGGGCGAAAGATTGTAGGTAGGCGCTCAGGGGATGAATTTGTTCTGTTCTTACATGGCTACCCAAGTAGAGATGCTATTGAAGAAGTGATAGCGCAATTGTATCGCAATCTAGAACAAGAGCCGATAGAATATCCGAATGGAGAAAAGAAGGCTATATCAATTTCCGCTGGTTTAGTGTGGATTGAAAACTGGGAAATATCCTATGATGAACTGTTACAACAGGCAGACGAAATGCTATATGAAGCAAAGGAACAGGCAAAGGGTACATGTAAATACTGA